The Candida orthopsilosis Co 90-125, chromosome 7 draft sequence genome has a window encoding:
- a CDS encoding Hsp10 protein (S. cerevisiae homolog HSP10 has chaperone binding, unfolded protein binding, has role in protein refolding and localizes to mitochondrial matrix), which yields MSTLLKSAQALKPLFDRVLVQRLKPINKTASGLYIPEKNQEKLNQGVVVSVGPGITNTTTGEVIPVSVKAGDQVLLPSFGGNPVKVGEEEYLLYTDKEILARIENNN from the exons ATG TCAACCCTTTTGAAATCAGCTCAAGCCTTGAAACCATTATTTGACAGAGTCTTAGTCCAAAGATTAAAACCAATTAACAAGACCGCTAGTGGTCTCTACATTCCAGAAAAGAACCaagagaaattgaaccaaGGTGTCGTTGTTTCAGTTGGTCCAGGTATAACCAATACCACCACTGGTGAAGTTATTCCAGTTTCAGTTAAAGCTGGTGATCAAGTCTTGTTGCCTTCATTCGGTGGTAACCCAGTCAAAGTCGGTGAAGAAGAGTACTTACTATACACCGACAAGGAAATCTTGGCtagaattgaaaacaacaactaa
- a CDS encoding Hsp70 hsp70 chaperone (incomplete, gene extends across a gap in the sequence; similar to C. parapsilosis CPAR2_700380 and C. albicans HSP70) encodes MSKAVGIDLGTTYSCVAHFANDRVEIIANDQGNRTTPSFVAFTDTERLIGDAAKNQAAINPANTVFDAKRLIGRKFDDPEVQNDIKHFPFKVIDKGGKPNIQVEYKGETKVFTPEEISSMVLVKMKEVAEGFLGGTVKDAVVTVPAYFNDSQRQATKDAGLIAGLNVLRIINEPTAAAIAYGLDKKGSKGEHNVLIFDLGGGTFDVSLL; translated from the coding sequence ATGTCTAAAGCTGTTGGTATTGATTTAGGAACCACATACTCTTGTGTGGCTCATTTTGCAAACGATAGAGTTGAAATTATTGCTAATGACCAAGGTAACAGAACTACTCCATCTTTTGTTGCCTTCACTGATACTGAGAGATTAATTGGTGATGCTGCCAAGAATCAAGCTGCTATCAACCCAGCCAACACTGTTTTCGATGCTAAACGTTTAATTGGTAGAAAATTTGACGATCCAGAAGTTCAGAATGACATCAAACATTTCCCATTTAAAGTTATCGACAAGGGTGGTAAACCAAACATTCAAGTTGAATACAAAGGTGAAACTAAGGTTTTCACTCCAGAAGAAATCTCTTCAATGGTATTGGTTAAAATGAAGGAAGTTGCTGAAGGTTTCTTGGGTGGTACTGTTAAAGATGCTGTTGTCACTGTTCCAGCTTACTTTAACGATTCTCAAAGACAAGCTACCAAGGATGCCGGTTTGATTGCCGGTTTGAACGTTTTGAGAATTATTAACGAACCAACTGCTGCTGCCATTGCTTATGGTTTGGACAAGAAAGGTTCAAAAGGTGAACATAATGTCTTGATCTTTGACTTGGGTGGTGGTACTTTTGATGTTTCATTGTTGG
- a CDS encoding Mlh3 protein (S. cerevisiae homolog MLH3 has role reciprocal meiotic recombination, mismatch repair and localizes to MutLbeta complex), producing MKVQKLDDSVINQIKYHLYFNSIDTIVETILQRCFSSNATKISIKVDLQSVAVFIQSNDVGYTPDQLEELANSEKFGGLEVVSNITIVSKSKEYKCPYKTTPGKTFLAQLCNETDLKSSYFKPGPIGDHGTIYIVSSIFNNLPVRQAQLKATPIYKIVNDVKLALLKVLFRKTRVYVSLELYNSQKSTFEEILSTNAASDVKLLRDLYDIEIQFKPVKATFKSYRIDGIIGFQTISSKIHQYVFINNKLKSLSRTDNATLNNIFEDFGEQDPSPRKKMIHKYPTFLISITCDKDVTEGSYSWLVVLDILKRIFTKFVRIGQSKQPTNKHEITFSPSPKRAKTDKFILNTNVRWGGVNNREIEGMVGCGKSQYSKPQLQPPDTNKTTHKCDHDHVTHKLNEYEHIQFDRLHLQKYRIIKQIDKKFILLVIDFKLVVLDQHAADERIKVEELMQEFVTNMPRNLRLAQPIRIKVSSSEHLLLQQYRTNFKFWGIIYHSDAENYDLVITNVPELFINTSSDAHFIKSILIQHCYDLQNNIKSQIFEATSSDWFTIMHHVPQSITNLINSRACRSAIMFGDELTMTEMHQLVEKLSRCRLPFYCAHGRPSIVPLVNLHSNE from the coding sequence ATGAAAGTACAAAAGCTTGATGATTCAgtaatcaatcaaatcaagtaTCATCTCTACTTCAATTCTATTGACACAATTGTGGAAACTATTTTGCAAAGATGTTTCTCCTCAAATGCAActaaaatttcaatcaaagtCGACTTACAATCAGTTGCAGTATTCATTCAAAGCAATGACGTCGGATACACACCTGATCAATTGGAGGAACTAGCTAATAGTGAGAAATTTGGTGGACTTGAAGTTGTATCAAACATTACGATAGTTTCCAAGTCAAAGGAGTACAAATGTCCTTATAAAACCACCCCTGGGAAAACTTTCTTAGCACAATTATGCAATGAAACTGACTTAAAGAGTAGTTACTTCAAGCCAGGGCCGATAGGGGATCATGGTACAATATATATTGTATCGagcattttcaacaatttaccTGTGAGACAAGCCCAACTAAAAGCAACtccaatttacaaaatcgTAAATGATGTCAAGTTGGCTTTACTCAAAGTCCTATTTAGGAAAACCCGAGTGTATGTCAGTTTGGAGTTGTATAATTCACAAAAATCTACTTTCGAAGAGATTTTATCGACAAATGCAGCATCTGATGTGAAATTGTTGCGAGATTTATATGACATcgaaattcaatttaagCCTGTTAAAGCTACATTCAAATCCTATCGAATTGATGGAATAATTGgatttcaaacaataagCTCCAAAATTCACCAGTATGtgtttatcaacaacaagttaAAGTCCTTATCGAGAACAGATAACGCCACATTGAATAATATCTTTGAGGATTTCGGTGAACAGGATCCAAGTccaagaaagaaaatgatacACAAGTATCCTACTTTCCTAATTTCGATTACATGTGATAAGGATGTTACTGAGGGATCATATTCTTGGTTAGTCGTGCTCGACATATTGAAACGAATTTTCACGAAGTTCGTACGTATAGGACAACTGAaacaaccaacaaataAGCATGAAATCACATTTCTGCCGAGTCCCAAGAGAGCAAAGACTGATAAATTTATTCTAAATACAAATGTTCGATGGGGTGGTGTCAACAAtagagaaattgaaggtATGGTTGGTTGTGGGAAATCACAGTACCTGAAGCCTCAATTGCAACCACCGGacaccaacaaaacaactCATAAATGTGACCATGACCATGTCACTCACAAGCTAAACGAATACGAACACATCCAATTTGACAGACTACATCTCCAAAAATATCgaattatcaaacaaattgacaaGAAATTCATCCTTTTAgttattgattttaaaCTAGTTGTATTGGACCAGCATGCAGCCGATGAAAGAATCAAAGTGGAAGAATTGATGCAAGAATTTGTAACCAACATGCCACGAAATTTACGACTTGCACAACCAATACGAATAAAAGTATCATCAAGTGAGCATCTTCTATTGCAGCAATATCGCACCAATTTTAAGTTTTGGGGCATCATTTACCACTCTGATGCAGAAAACTATGATTTGGTAATCACCAACGTGCCGGAACTTTTCATTAACACTTCCAGTGATGCTCATTTCATCAAGAGTATCTTGATCCAGCATTGTTACGATTTacaaaacaacatcaaaagtCAAATTTTTGAGGCAACTTCTTCGGACTGGTTTACAATCATGCATCATGTTCCACAATCTATCAcaaatttaatcaattctaGAGCTTGTCGATCAGCAATTATgtttggtgatgaattaaCTATGACAGAAATGCATCAATTagttgaaaagttgagTAGATGTAGGCTACCATTTTATTGCGCACATGGCAGACCATCTATAGTGCCATTAGTTAATCTACATAGCAACGAATAA
- a CDS encoding Rpc10 RNA polymerase subunit ABC10-alpha of RNA polymerase complexes I, II, and III: MASPQREGFTIPTSISHAASAQITNKSLGVKYNCAQCAASFSLGKNDAIRCKECGHRVIYKARTRRMVQFEAR, encoded by the coding sequence ATGGCCTCCCCACAAAGAGAAGGATTCACTATCCCTACATCGATATCACATGCTGCATCAGCACAAATTACTAATAAATCTCTTGGTGTCAAGTACAACTGTGCTCAATGTGCTGCTTCTTTCTCACTAGGTAAAAATGATGCTATTAGGTGTAAAGAATGTGGACATCGTGTTATTTATAAAGCTAGGACGAGAAGAATGGTCCAGTTTGAGGCTAGATAA
- a CDS encoding Wsc4 h (cell wall integrity and stress response subunit precursor), translated as MITNSKASTTTTLYNIIFLLLSFLIITPCASLSLTYCSTQNLGSDSTSDQYMSNGYCQDRCQKLGYAVAILSRFDCYCGNDVPENQIDLSDCDTSCPGYPVEKCGDENHFGYLVFGDPSATVGGETTSTSQTETETETETDDETTSTSSTSSTTSSSNISQTTSTTPSSSSPSTSSTSSTPQSTSSTPSSTPSSTSSSTSSSTSSSTSSPSSQPTTMVTRTTQVTQVHSSNDVVKVTEYYTVTPSPSITSSSSTSSKSSSPSVVSSTVVLISTQVEASTVFSVVTVNGTQSQQQVSTLYITQSANSTSIQSSSTESSSSELTSTSGDSSSSSDLVGGAGAAASSSPTEPIISSTASATSSDSESSTLEAPTSDNENKSAFFSDTGKVAGTFTAVGVVVLGIVSAILYCCCCCTGRRRGGVAGVGDRDTSDEENRYSSDYDDVDVAHEKVVAFNKNQRGHQRNSSYPAPPEYRHSKQSSFSSLKRDNSTKTLFSLFMGGSSNHAEKEKANANSNYYYNNDYGSSGGSGINRNLSRKKLLRGSQGFGMGGGGDSSDDNGDIIMFPIDENNQPMFSQSLDNLHDHNGGTGGGTLKIANPD; from the coding sequence ATGATCACAAACAGCAaagcttcaacaacaacaacactaTATAATATTATCTTCCTACTATTGTCATTCCTTATAATCACACCATGTGCTTCACTATCATTAACATATTGCTCAACACAAAACTTGGGTTCGGATTCCACGTCTGACCAATACATGTCAAATGGGTACTGTCAAGATCGATGTCAGAAATTAGGGTACGCTGTGGCAATATTGTCACGATTTGATTGTTATTGTGGTAATGATGTGCCTGAAAATCAAATAGATTTGAGTGATTGTGATACTTCTTGTCCTGGATATccagttgaaaaatgtgGAGATGAAAATCATTTTGGATATTTGGTTTTTGGTGATCCTAGTGCTACTGTTGGTGGTGAAACTACATCTACAAGTCAAACAGAGACAGAAACAGAAACAGAAACAGATGATGAGACTACATCAACGAGTAGTACATCTAGCACCACATCTTCATCTAATATATCTCAAACCACATCCACAactccatcatcatcttcacctAGTACTTCTTCAACTAGCTCCACACCACAAAGTACATCATCTACTCCATCATCCACTCCATCATctacttcatcatctacttcatcatctacttcatcatctacTAGTTCCCCCTCATCgcaaccaacaacaatggttACCCGCACAACTCAAGTCACACAAGTTCATCTGTCAAACGATGTAGTCAAAGTTACCGAATACTATACAGTTActccatcaccatcaataACGCTGAGTTCAAGCACCTCATcgaaatcatcatcaccaagtGTTGTGTCATCCACAGTTGTGCTAATATCAACTCAAGTTGAAGCATCAACAGTGTTTTCAGTTGTTACAGTTAACGGTACCCAAAGTCAACAACAGGTGAGCACATTGTACATTACTCAATCggcaaattcaacatcaattcaatcatCGTCTACAGAGAGTAGCAGCAGTGAATTAACTTCCACATCAGGAGattcttcatcgtcatcggATTTAGTAGGCGGTGCAGGAGCAGCTGCATCGTCATCACCTACTGAGCCAATAATTTCGTCAACCGCATCCGCAACCTCATCCGACTCCGAACTGTCCACATTGGAAGCACCTACATCCGATAACGAAAACAAGAGTGCATTCTTCTCCGATACTGGAAAAGTTGCCGGAACATTCACGGCAGTCGGGGTCGTTGTCTTAGGAATCGTCTCTGCAATACTCTactgttgctgttgttgcacTGGTCGTAGACGCGGTGGAGTTGCTGGTGTTGGTGATCGTGATACatctgatgaagaaaacCGCTATTCACTGgattatgatgatgttgatgtagCCCatgaaaaagttgttgcGTTCAACAAGAACCAACGAGGACATCAACGCAATAGTAGCTATCCAGCACCACCGGAGTATCGTCATAGTAAAcaatcttcattttcatcattgaaacGAGATAATTCAACCAAGACGctattttcattgtttatGGGTGGTAGTTCAAATCATGCcgaaaaggaaaaagcCAATGCTAATAGCAATTACTACTATAATAATGATTATGGATCTAGTGGAGGTCTGGGAATTAATCGAAACTTGTCTCGAAAGAAGTTGTTACGTGGCTCTCAGGGCTTTGGCATGGGGGGTGGTGGAGATTCATCGGATGATAATGGAGACATTATCATgtttccaattgatgaaaataatcAACCAATGTTTAGTCAATCACTTGATAATCTTCATGATCATAATGGAGGTACAGGTGGTGGAACTTTGAAGATTGCCAATCCAGATTAG
- a CDS encoding Ypi1 protein (S. cerevisiae homolog YPI1 has phosphoprotein phosphatase inhibitor activity, has role in protein dephosphorylation, glycogen metabolic process and to nucleus): MSNQPQSGIASRTQVIEPSNNVLRLRPTEEQQSQQQDDAPSSVLKKTKSKSKQKKPKVRWTQDVVDNEHMNKKKTKICCIFHPQRSFDEEEAHEHDHGGHGCPSSSSDSSSDESDASDGESERGANGGEKSKNGAGNVNAYEYQPKYENQSKLPSDPS; this comes from the coding sequence ATGCTGAACCAACCACAGTCGGGAATTGCATCACGCACACAAGTTATAGAACCTTCAAACAACGTCCTTCGTTTACGTCCCACTGAAGAACAgcaatcacaacaacaagatgatGCTCCTTCCTCAGTATTAAAGAAAACCAAATCTAAATcgaaacaaaagaaaccaaaaGTAAGGTGGACTCAAGATGTCGTTGATAACGAACACatgaacaagaaaaagacgAAAATATGTTGCATATTCCATCCACAACGATcgtttgatgaagaagaagcgCATGAACACGATCATGGTGGACACGGGTGTCCTAGTTCCAGTTCAGATTCGAGTAGTGATGAAAGTGATGCTAGTGATGGTGAAAGTGAAAGAGGAGCCAATGGTGGTGAAAAGAGCAAGAATGGTGCTGGGAATGTTAATGCTTATGAGTACCAGCCAAAGTATGAGAATCAATCGAAATTGCCTTCTGATCCCAGTTAG
- a CDS encoding Rim101 transcription factor (involved in alkaline pH response), whose protein sequence is MNYNVHPVSYLNADSYNNNNSNGNNGADKSSQQQPFLQSQQVSSISQQSSRGNSITKKSPSTDLEMDNVTSPSSITSSHSPRTNHANGSPHSSFTSHSLANSPMDDAKSRQPISSNGDVLDVSHAEVATTNNSTLPASGITSSGVANSAPSVLPQQPTQLHPSLNPLYNSHAFYHQQQQHQQQHLQHQQQHLQHQQQQQPAQSFHPTGAYQELSGDHYHPSYLNSGAVSSQLVPQLNDARMSSAFNAYSAKPPKKTYKKITEADLRGPFKCLWGECNIIFESPEALYDHLCDDHVGRKSSNNLSLTCYWEKCGTTTVKRDHITSHLRVHVPLKPFHCDLCPKSFKRPQDLKKHSKIHADDHPKKLKKAQRQLLKQQQKEAKQQLKLNKANGDLPYFATVAGGAHGHDEESRKRRFDNNSQHNMYVVNSILNDFNFQQVNQQNGGYTQQAQGQFSDAKRMKPNTEYNIDMFNRLNHLDDQLHHGPHGNAQYQQQQQQQQQQQQQQQHPHPSYTHTANNSNIYEAEKFFNSLSNSIDMQYQNLSSQYQQQHAHGHGSQSASGASNIHTASSHQHSSHVYPTLPVLPSTSISSKEHGAATAASTSGAVNSGSTGYLSSYPQINRPMGYNLSYGQQQPHANGLEFNGVSIYQKAGQKLDNEEEEEGSDDESDDVSSDDYSEEEEIDSLFDKLNLNGGEADEEDNDDDDDEVIVDGYNLKDVAKHRALIHHVVEVLKQQIKEQQQQSEKKQDEQQKQVDELKRDSIYGEKKLYPTITAF, encoded by the coding sequence ATGAATTACAACGTACATCCTGTCTCATACTTGAATGCAGACAGTtataacaataacaacagTAACGGCAACAACGGAGCAGATAAATCCTCCCAACAGCAACCTTTTTTACAATCACAGCAAGTTTCTAGTATCTCACAACAACTGTCTCGTGGTAACAGTATCACCAAGAAATCACCATCAACTGATTTAGAAATGGATAATGTTACATCTCCGTCATCAATAACTTCGTCCCATTCACCAAGAACTAATCATGCTAATGGGTCACCTCATTCTTCATTTACTTCACATTCTTTAGCTAATTCACCTATGGATGATGCAAAGAGTAGACAACCAATCTCAAGCAATGGTGATGTGTTGGATGTAAGTCATGCAGAAGTTGCAACTACTAACAATTCAACTTTACCTGCTTCTGGTATTACTTCTTCAGGTGTTGCTAACTCAGCACCATCAGTTTTGCCTCAACAGCCAACACAATTACATCCAAGTTTAAACCCACTTTACAATAGTCATGCTTTTTATCaccaacagcagcaacatcaacagcaacatcttcaacatcaacagcaacatcttcaacatcaacaacaacaacaaccgGCACAACTGTTCCATCCCACTGGAGCTTATCAAGAGTTGTCAGGTGACCACTACCATCCATCATATTTAAACAGTGGTGCAGTTTCCTCCCAACTAGTAccacaattgaatgatgCTAGAATGAGCTCCGCCTTCAATGCTTATTCAGctaaaccaccaaaaaagacttataaaaaaattacaGAAGCAGATTTACGTGGTCCATTCAAATGTTTATGGGGTGAATGTAacatcatttttgaatctCCTGAAGCCTTGTATGATCATTTATGTGATGATCATGTTGGTagaaaatcatcaaataatttAAGTTTAACTTGTTATTGGGAAAAATGTGGAACAACCACAGTCAAAAGAGATCATATCACTTCTCATTTACGTGTTCATGTTCCATTAAAACCATTCCATTGTGATTTATGTCCCAAATCTTTCAAGAGACctcaagatttgaaaaaacatTCCAAGATTCATGCTGACGATCATccaaagaagttgaagaaggcTCAGagacaattgttgaaacaacaacaaaaggaagctaaacaacaattgaagttgaataaaGCAAATGGTGATTTACCTTATTTTGCTACTGTTGCTGGTGGCGCTCATGGACATGATGAAGAAtcaagaaagagaagatTTGATAATAATTCTCAACATAACATGTATGTTGTTAATAGTatattgaatgatttcaatttccaacaagTTAACCAACAAAATGGGGGATACACTCAACAAGCTCAAGGACAATTTTCCGATGCAAAGAGAATGAAGCCAAATACTGAATACAATATTGATATGTTTAACAGATTGAATCATTTGGATGATCAATTACACCATGGACCACATGGTAATgcacaatatcaacaacaacaacaacaacaacaacaacagcagcagcaacaacaacacccACACCCATCATACACGCACACAGCAAACAATAGTAACATCTATGAAGCCgagaaatttttcaactctttgTCCAATTCAATCGATATGCAATATCAGAACTTGTCAtcacaatatcaacaacagcatgCTCATGGCCATGGAAGCCAGTCTGCTAGTGGTGCCAGCAATATCCATACTGCATCATCACACCAACACTCATCGCATGTATACCCTACTTTACCAGTATTgccatcaacttcaattaGTTCTAAAGAACATGGTGCCGCTACTGCTGCTTCTACTTCTGGTGCAGTCAATTCTGGTTCTACTGGATACTTGTCTTCGTACCCACAAATCAACAGACCAATGGGATATAATTTATCCTACggtcaacaacaaccacatGCTAATGGTTTAGAATTTAATGGTGTTTCAATCTACCAAAAAGCAGGTCAAAAATTGgacaatgaagaagaagaagagggaTCCGATGACGAATCTGATGACGTTTCCTCTGATGATTATTccgaagaagaagaaattgattcattatttgataaattgaacttgaatGGTGGAGAAgcagatgaagaagacaatgatgatgatgatgatgaagttattgttgatggatATAATCTTAAAGATGTCGCAAAGCACAGAGCTTTGATTCAtcatgttgttgaagtattgaaacaacaaatcaaggaacaacaacaacagtcggaaaagaaacaagatgaaCAGCAAAAGCAGgtggatgaattgaaacgtgattcaatttatggagaaaagaaattgtatCCAACCATTACTGCTTTTTGA
- a CDS encoding Slm3 protein (S. cerevisiae homolog SLM3 has tRNA (5-methylaminomethyl-2-thiouridylate)-methyltransferase activity, has role in mitochondrial tRNA thio-modification and localizes to mitochondrion), with amino-acid sequence MTMLRATLRSLRLPRVRPYSVHTHPSPYYPKFNTHALPYDPQEPRNLLQPEQNYIQPQPQLNDTIIVAMSSGVDSSVCAALYAKYPNVRGIYMSNWSQTGTCTERDWKDVKQVCQKLGIPCERVNFESDYWNNVFTPMIDKYRAGLTPNPDVGCNKHVKFGKLAQYLNDKYGEKWWLVTGHYARVMQNGTGEYHLLRGLSTRKDQSYYLSSIPSGILNKVIFPLGHYLKSETRDMAYQFDLHVKNKPDSQGLCFVNPNQSNFRDFLNEYIEPNPGDIVTEDGKIWGQHQGLWHATIGQKSSVSMPQGDPNYKGVWFVAEKNVTKNQLVIVRGHDNPKLYKSKVTVTDVDWVYDEKKVGALDPIEVEFQHHSLSRPTKIKLWCLKSDGVVELELVDSVRALAPGQAGVFYLGNQVLGGGVISKTES; translated from the coding sequence ATGACTATGTTACGAGCTACTTTGAGGCTGCTACGACTACCACGAGTAAGACCTTACAGCGTTCATACACATCCATCACCATACTATCCCAAATTTAACACACATGCTTTACCATATGACCCACAAGAGCCAAGAAACCTTCTCCAACCAGAGCAAAATTACATccaaccacaaccacaactcAACGACACCATAATAGTGGCGATGTCATCCGGAGTTGACTCTTCAGTATGTGCCGCATTATACGCCAAGTACCCCAACGTGCGAGGGATATACATGTCAAACTGGTCCCAAACAGGCACTTGTACCGAACGGGATTGGAAAGATGTGAAGCAGGTTTGTCAAAAATTAGGCATCCCTTGTGAGCGagtcaattttgaatctgATTATTGGAATAATGTATTCACTCCCATGATTGATAAATATCGTGCTGGATTAACTCCTAATCCTGATGTCGGATGTAATAAACATGTCAAGTTTGGTAAATTGGCtcaatatttgaatgataaatACGGTGAGAAATGGTGGTTGGTGACGGGCCATTATGCGCGAGTGATGCAAAACGGCACTGGGGAATACCATTTACTTCGTGGATTGAGTACCCGTAAAGATCAATCGTACTatctttcatcaattccatCTGGTATTCTCAACAAGGTGATTTTCCCATTAGGTCATTATCTAAAATCAGAAACAAGAGACATGGCTTACCAATTTGACCTTCATGTGAAAAACAAACCCGATTCTCAAGGTCTATGTTTCGTTAACCCAAATCAATCGAATTTCCGTGATTTCCTCAATGAATATATCGAACCCAACCCCGGTGATATTGTAACTGAAGATGGTAAAATCTGGGGTCAGCATCAAGGGTTATGGCATGCTACAATTGGACAAAAATCAAGTGTTTCAATGCCTCAAGGTGATCCAAATTACAAAGGTGTTTGGTTTGTTGCTGAGAAGAATGTGacaaaaaatcaattggttatAGTTAGAGGTCATGATAATCCAAAGCtttacaaatcaaaagttaCGGTTACTGATGTTGATTGGGTTTACGATGAGAAGAAAGTTGGTGCTCTTGATCCTATTGAAGTTGagtttcaacatcattcaTTATCGAGACCtacaaaaattaaattgtGGTGCTTGAAAAgtgatggtgttgttgaattggagTTGGTTGATAGTGTCAGGGCATTGGCCCCGGGTCAAGCAGGAGTGTTTTATCTTGGTAATCAGGTTTTGGGTGGTGGTGTGATATCAAAAACTGAATCATAG
- a CDS encoding fumarylacetoacetate hydrolase codes for MTLKYIDNARKILCIGRNYAAHIKELNSAKPQQPFFFLKPSSAILKPSAGPFLIPRGVVVHHEVELAFTLNRELKNLPDTFSPQEALDSIEGYALTIDMTARNVQDEAKKKGLPWSIAKGFDTFLPVSAFIPKEKIPDPYDVELKLTINGEVKQQDKSDLMLFPIHKILSYMSNIMTLEKGDLILTGTPKGVGPIVDGDEVEATLSVGREVIETIKFKAETKPGYYEYKET; via the coding sequence ATGACATTGAAGTACATCGACAATGCAAGAAAGATACTCTGTATTGGCCGTAACTATGCGGCCCATATCAAGGAATTGAACAGTGCTAAACCGCAACAACCATTCTTCTTTCTTAAACCATCATCAGCTATCTTGAAACCGAGTGCCGGACCATTTCTTATCCCCAGGGGGGTTGTTGTCCACCATGAAGTTGAATTAGCTTTTACATTGAATCGTGAATTAAAGAATTTACCCGACACGTTCTCCCCGCAAGAAGCACTTGACAGTATTGAGGGTTATGCATTGACTATTGATATGACTGCGAGAAATGTACAAGATgaagcaaagaaaaaaggGTTGCCTTGGTCAATTGCCAAAGGGTTTGATACTTTCTTACCAGTATCTGCATTTATCCCAAAGGAAAAGATTCCTGATCCttatgatgttgaattgaaattgactaTCAATGGCGAGGTGAAACAACAAGACAAGTCTGATTTGATGTTATTCCCAATACACAAAATCTTGAGCTACATGTCAAACATTATGACATTGGAAAAGGGTGATTTGATCTTGACAGGAACTCCAAAAGGTGTGGgtccaattgttgatggtgatgaagtAGAAGCTACGTTGAGTGTTGGTAGGGAAGTTATTGAAACTATCAAGTTCAAAGCAGAGACCAAACCAGGATACTACGAATATAAGGAAACATAA